A segment of the Patescibacteria group bacterium genome:
GTCCACATCGTAATCTTCTGGCGGCCAACCTCGTCTTTCTGCATTTCTTCCAATGACGGGACGATCATGGCCAAAAGCTGGAAAATAATCGAGGAAGTGATATAAGGGCCAACGCCCATCAAAACTACGGAAAAATTGCTCATTCCTCCGCCGGAAAATAAATTCAAAAGTCCCAGGGCCTGGCTGGAAGAAAATAAATTTTGCATGGCAGCCACGTCAACGCCGGGAATCGGAATATGCGCGACAAAACGATAAATCGCCAATAAACCCAAAACAAAAAGAATATTGTTCCTCAAATCGCGGGCTTTCCAAATTTTCTCAACTTTATCCCACATAGATCATGGAGCATGAGAGCATAGAGCATAGAGCATGAAGTCGATTCAGAACTGCTCTTTGTTCTTTGCTCTATGTTCTAAATATCCAATACTACTTTTTAAGTCCAGCCGCAATCGATTGATTGAGCTTTATCGCTTTGTCGAATTCAATCTTCACTTCCAATTTCTCCTTACCTAAAACTTTCACGGGCTTTTGCGCGTCAGCAATCAAACCTTTGGCAAACAAAGTCGCCACCGAGACCGTCTCGCCGTCCTTGAAATTTTTATTGATTACCGCGACCTTAACCACTTGATTTTTCGGCGCGAGCGAGCGGAAGCCGCCGATCTTCGGCGTCTGTAAAATATGCGGGCGCATACCCAAGCGCTTTAAACCGGTCACGCCGGAACGGGAATTCTGGCCCTTCTGCCCCTTGCAACAATAAGTGCCGTGGCCGGAACCATTGCCCCTGCCCACGCGCTTGATCTTTTTCTGCCCCCTTTTAGCTTTAATATTATTAAGAGATAACATATTTGGAATATGGAATTTGGAATATGGAATTTCCCAAATTTTTTACTTTTTACTTATTACTTCTGCCTTCTTATTTTCAGTCTTATTATTATTTTCAACTCTCTTCAAGCTCTTCAAAGCTTCAATCGTGCAGGCCGCATTACTTAATTTGCTTTTGGAACCCAGGATCTTGGAAGTGATATTCTTGACTCCGGCCAATTCCAAAATAATTCTCACCACGCCGCCGGCGATAACGCCCTTGCCTTTGGCGGCCGGCTTGAACAGGATCTTGGCGGCGCAATACTTATTATACACCTGGTGCGGAATAGTATCATTAACCAAGGGTACGTCGATAATTTCTTTTCTGGCTTGATTGACCGCTTTCTTTACGGCCGCGGTAACGTCCGCGCCCTTGCCCACGCCGGTGCCGATCTTGCCCTTATGATCGCCGATCGCCACGCAAACGCGGAAACGCATTCTTTTGCCGCCGGCCATAACGCGCGTCACCCGGGCAATATCCAAAATTCTCTCGTCAAATTCGTCTCTTTTTTCCAATTTCAAGCCGCCCTTCTTAAAACCGAAGGTTTTTCGCGAGCCCTTTCCTTTTTCCACCGCAATCCCCTTGCCTGCCGGACCTTTTACTTCTAACGGTGCGGCCGGCCCGACGATTTCTTCAACCTCTTCAGGGACGATCGCTTCCGGTTCGATAGCAACCGCTTCCGGGACCTCTTCTATTTTCTTATCTTCTGTTATCATATAAATAATTTTGTTCTATGTTCCATGCTCTTTGCTCTTTTTAATTAAGATCATAGATCAAAGAGCAAAGATCAGTTTTATTTAAATTACTAAAACTTTAATCCTCCCGCTCTCGCCGCCTCGGCCGCCGCCTTGATCCGGCCGTGAAACTTATAAAAACTCTTATCAAAAACTACTTGGCTGATTTTCTTGGCGACGGCTTTCTTGGCCAAAAGTTTACCCAATTCAGCCGCCATCTCGATCTTGTTCAATTTTTTGATTTTAATTTCCCGGACTCCCGCACTAACCAAAGTTTTACCAGCTTCATCGTCGATCAACTGTAAAAACATGCCGCGATTGGAACGAAAAACCGAAAAACGCGGGCACTCCGCCGTGCCTTCGATCTTGGCGCGAATTCTCGCATGCCGTCTGATTCTCTTTGTTTGTCTCACTATCTGTCTATTCATAAATTTATTCTTACTTCTAACTTCTTACTTCAATTATTCGCTCTTTACTGCCGCCTTGCCTTCCTTTCTCCTGATCACTTCATCGACATATTTAATCCCCTTACCCTTGTAAGGTTCGGGTTTTTTGATATTTCTGATCTGATTGGCGATCTCCCCCAGCAATTCCTTGTCCGCGCTGCTCACCGTAATGACATTTTCCTCGACTTTTGCGTCAATCGCGGCCGGCAATTCGAAAACGACCGGATGGGAATAACCGACTTCAAAAGTTAATTTTTTGCCCGAGCCTTGAACCTTGAAACCAACGCCGTTGATTTCCAATTTTTTCTCGAAGCCGTCTTTGACGCCAATCACCATATTTCTGATCAAATTCCAATACAGGCCCCAGAGCGCATTTTCTCTTTTATTTTTAGGGTTAATGATACTGACGTAAATTTCGCCATTCTCCGCTTTTACGGCAATCTGCGGAATCAATTTTCTTTTCAGTTCGCCCTTCGGGCCTTTCACGGTCACTAAATCGCCTTCAATCTTCACTTGAACGTCAGCCGGGATCTTAATTGGTAATTTTCCTAAACGGGACATACATTTATTTTAATC
Coding sequences within it:
- the rplO gene encoding 50S ribosomal protein L15, translating into MLSLNNIKAKRGQKKIKRVGRGNGSGHGTYCCKGQKGQNSRSGVTGLKRLGMRPHILQTPKIGGFRSLAPKNQVVKVAVINKNFKDGETVSVATLFAKGLIADAQKPVKVLGKEKLEVKIEFDKAIKLNQSIAAGLKK
- the rpsE gene encoding 30S ribosomal protein S5; the encoded protein is MITEDKKIEEVPEAVAIEPEAIVPEEVEEIVGPAAPLEVKGPAGKGIAVEKGKGSRKTFGFKKGGLKLEKRDEFDERILDIARVTRVMAGGKRMRFRVCVAIGDHKGKIGTGVGKGADVTAAVKKAVNQARKEIIDVPLVNDTIPHQVYNKYCAAKILFKPAAKGKGVIAGGVVRIILELAGVKNITSKILGSKSKLSNAACTIEALKSLKRVENNNKTENKKAEVISKK
- the rplR gene encoding 50S ribosomal protein L18, which produces MNRQIVRQTKRIRRHARIRAKIEGTAECPRFSVFRSNRGMFLQLIDDEAGKTLVSAGVREIKIKKLNKIEMAAELGKLLAKKAVAKKISQVVFDKSFYKFHGRIKAAAEAARAGGLKF
- the rplF gene encoding 50S ribosomal protein L6, producing the protein MSRLGKLPIKIPADVQVKIEGDLVTVKGPKGELKRKLIPQIAVKAENGEIYVSIINPKNKRENALWGLYWNLIRNMVIGVKDGFEKKLEINGVGFKVQGSGKKLTFEVGYSHPVVFELPAAIDAKVEENVITVSSADKELLGEIANQIRNIKKPEPYKGKGIKYVDEVIRRKEGKAAVKSE